The DNA window AAGGTGGTGTCGCGGCTGACTACTGGAAGATTTATCGTCGAAAGATCTGGTAATGTTTGGGGGCAGGTCGTTGCCCAAGACATTGCTGCTTGTCCTGGCTCTGTTTGCTCGTTTGGGGTTTTGTCTAAAAAAGGCTCCAGTGTTGCTTTGTTGGTGCCTGCATAAGCTTCTTTCACTTCTCGGGCATCAGTCATCTCCGATGATTGACTACTCATCGCCTGCGCATGAATTTTTGGGGGCGTGCTATCATGCTCTAAGGGCAGGTCTTCGTTTAGTCCAAGCTCGTCTGCGCTTTGGAACTTAATGTCATTTTCAAAAAGTTCTAGGGCCGCAGGAGTTGGAACTTCGAGACTGTGGCAACGAGGAGTCTTCACCACTGTGTCAGACGAATGCGCGTTTTCTCTGGATCTTAAACTAGTCAAAGGTGTTATGGCAGGGCGTTGTTCTTGGTTTGGCTGGTCGTCTGGGAGGCTTAGGTCTATGAGATCTTCGTGCTTCGGCACGCTGTGATCGCGACGCGACCTGCGCCCTGTAACAAAGAGAATCAGCAAATAACTCGAGGTGAGAGGGGAAATGTACTGACTTGACAGCACAGAGATGCTTCTGTGTGACTGAGCAATAGGACTCAGATCAGGCTCCTGTACTGATGACCACTGATGTGTATCCTTTCTCCATTTAGCAAGCTGTTTCTCGATTTTCTCTCGACGCCGCAACTTCGTAATGTCTCGGTCAAAATGCATTTTGACGATTTCAGCTTCGGCCTGTTTTCTTTTCACGGCCGAAGTCGCATGTTTGGCCTGAGTTTCGAGGTTTGCCAGCTTTTGTTCGGTCCTGACGCTCAGGGCACTGTCACCACTCTCTGATGTTAGATCTAAAACACCAGTCTGCGGGTTGATGCCTTGGACTCCAAGGTAATCTCCACTCTCTATCAAGCTTTCTCGATCGTCTCGTGCCCTTTTCTTCGCTTTCTTCCTGGcttcaagaacctcgagtaTGCCAGGCATCACTTGCATGGCCGGACCGAAAGCCTGCGCCCCGTGAGCGTTGCTCTGCATTTGCTCCCATGTGTCTTTTTTCGATGCTATGTCATCGCTTACGGATTTTTGCTTGAGCTTGTTGCGCACTCTGGGAGAACCCAAGTTGTTCCATCTTCGATGGGCGGGTGGTTTCTGGCCTGTAGTTGTTTTCCCTTTGGATAAAAGACTCTGTTCTGGCGATAAGTCACTTAGATTCTTTGGCGTGTTCCAGTCTACGAGACGATCTGAACCGCCTGTGCCACTCTGTTGACCAGTTCGGCGATTGGAATCCGACGGTTGCTCTGATAAAGGCCAACCTGTAGATGAATCACTGCCGTTATTATGCGCAGGGGCGACCAAACGCATGCCACTTGTTTTCCCCTTGTCCCGATCTTCTTGAGTCCTCAAAGTTCCTCCTCTTTCTGGACGTTGGCTTGGGAGTTTTCTCTTGAACCAATCCCCTACGTCTCCTAACGTGACACCCGGGGCAGGCTCCTGCCTTTCTCTCAACCATTCTCCCAAATCTCCGAGCGTGAGTCTACGGCTGAACTCATGGCGGGCGTAAGAAGCGTTCCATGAACGTGTAGATGGAGGTGGCCGGTCGGTTGAGGCCTTTCTATGTCGGATAGATGACCAATGGGGCTCTTTTGACATGGTTGTGTAGGAGCGTCTTTGGGACTGCCTATGGTTGGAATGTGCCCCTGTATATAATTCCCTTTGCATTACCAAACAGTGTAGAGTTGAACGGATACCTATCGAATATCCGAGAtcagttaatatatatatgttATATCAATAGAACACGAGCTAGGAGTTGAGAGAAGGCCGCGAGTTTGGAGGATTGCGTTGGGCATTACCCTAGTAACTACGGAGGGATGTGAACAACTTGATGGCTGGGTCAGTACTGCCTACCTTGGTACCCAGGTATGAATAAGCCACACGAACGCAGCTGCCCCAATCTTTTCACGGTTGAAGTTGTCGTCAAGATGAACCTACTACTAGCAGGCTGTACCGTGGTTTCCCCTTACCCGGAGGTCTCGAATGAATGCATTTGCTCTCTTTGTTTCCGGGAAGCGAGGCTCAATACATTAGATGCATGGCCAGGAGAAAGGACATTAACAAATTATTATTCAGAAGCCAGACCTAAACACCAATCCTTGCCGCCAGTACAATCTATAATACAGTACGTGTACACGGACtagaataaatattaaacAAGATAAAGGACAAGCTACTAACCTACCAAAGAGGACGACGGCTCTCTGGTGGCGCTTGTTGCCGATTCAGCCCTGCAAAGGGATTACCGCTACCACTTAGTTTTGAACTCGTCAATCGACGGCTCTCTGCCTTTTTCGACGGCGTTCCTGCTCCCCAGTTTCGCTGCTCGTACGCTGCCATTTCTCGAGAGTTGCGTGGAGATGCCGCCCCTTCAGGGTTGAGCTCTTTCAAGCTTGTGGCCTTTTTAAGAGGTGACCTGCTATGGGTATGGATGCCCATGTTTCCACCAAAGTTGATTCCTTGAACCCCTGAGGAGGTGCCAGTCGAGGTATACCCCGAGGGTAAGCTTTGACGCGGAACGACGCTTCTTTGGCCGGTAGTAGGCCTGAAGGTTTCTGATCGTCGAGTTGCTGTAGGGGGTGTAAACATGTGCGGCTTCAAGATGTTGTTGGGGGTTGGTGTGACCGATCGCTCGTCAGGGGTGTCGGCTCCAGTGTATGGGTTAGAGTGAGTTTGGAAACCGTGGCGGATCTGAACAGTAGGAGTGCCGGTTTGGACAAATTCCTTGTAGTCACTGGGCTGATCCATGGAGAATTGTGTACCAATGTCGCGAACTGTTGGATGGAGGCGAGGGTGAACGAACTTGGTATCGTACTCCTTCATTACTTGCTCCTGAATCACGGCCTTATCCTTTGCTTGCTGCGCAAATTGAGagcagaagaaaagaagttgAGCAGAAATGAGAATTTGTAGAAGCAAAGTGTTAAGAACAGTCACACTCGGCCGCGGGTCGAGGGGAGCTAGAGGAAGGAATATCATGTAAACCAGGACATGTCCAG is part of the Fusarium poae strain DAOMC 252244 chromosome 4, whole genome shotgun sequence genome and encodes:
- a CDS encoding hypothetical protein (TransMembrane:4 (i39-58o78-100i175-194o206-226i)~BUSCO:33791at5125): MPRLVRRQPLRERIMAAMNPMDFLLWLSEELETRDWDSATAGTQMGLAMNFLFLLARANSGSSTKSDDIFSDDTSSGWLSFIVHPIVWILTAFSFTNAFYTITRTRKYRLFLAKVDKPMSTPSARRVKVNQFSASPSTPLSYLANLITPESAESRAHPDKASDVWELSIWDPLPVSLRLACLFGPGHVLVYMIFLPLAPLDPRPSVTVLNTLLLQILISAQLLFFCSQFAQQAKDKAVIQEQVMKEYDTKFVHPRLHPTVRDIGTQFSMDQPSDYKEFVQTGTPTVQIRHGFQTHSNPYTGADTPDERSVTPTPNNILKPHMFTPPTATRRSETFRPTTGQRSVVPRQSLPSGYTSTGTSSGVQGINFGGNMGIHTHSRSPLKKATSLKELNPEGAASPRNSREMAAYEQRNWGAGTPSKKAESRRLTSSKLSGSGNPFAGLNRQQAPPESRRPLW